In Zingiber officinale cultivar Zhangliang chromosome 1A, Zo_v1.1, whole genome shotgun sequence, a genomic segment contains:
- the LOC122038679 gene encoding tRNA pseudouridine(38/39) synthase-like isoform X4, translating into MAGFGGLDLVTGLQAQLDYFRDRVEELERENKRLLFRLSKCQCSEVDVQSPTDACIGFQGGFKESKGDEIRNIENLEAVLGCLSDNFTASSNNSVRNGHMAITGFGEKLMLMNSETGEEPGLQKIHHPARRYVALKIMYFGQRFYGFASEAQMDPTIESEIFKALERTKLMVGTKESSGYSRCGRTDKGVSSSGQVISLYLRSNLKDAGGNTVNQMSTLEQKCEIDYVRVLNRVLPGDIRVVGWCPVPTDFHSRFSCLSREYRYLFWKGNLDILAMKQAAGKFIGEYDFRNFCKMDAANVNNYRRKITFFDISLSKKRYADDELWAMTVRGSAFLWHQVRCMVAVLFMIGQGLESPDVINALLDTIKTPRKPQYNMAPEAPLILRFCEFENLEFICSPDASRALHEHLKSEVQRYILQAAIFDEALNCLLTPGSLRKGKGHIPLLLRVTEPSYEERRNKLCLKATCKRH; encoded by the exons ATGGCAGGTTTTGGCGGTCTAGATCTCGTGACAGGGCTCCAAGCTCAGTTGGACTACTTCCGCGACCGTGTAGAG GAACTGGAGCGGGAGAACAAGAGGTTGCTGTTTCGGTTATCAAAATGCCAATGCTCCGAG GTAGATGTTCAGTCTCCTACCGATGCATGCATAGGCTTCCAAGGAGGATTTAAAGAATCAAAAGGAGATGAAATTAGGAATATTGAAAATTTAGAAGCTGTATTGGGTTGTCTTTCTGATAATTTCACGGCTTCTTCAAATAATTCGGTCAGG AATGGACATATGGCAATCACAGGATTTGGGGAGAAACTCATGTTGATGAACAGTGAGACAGGAGAGGAACCAG GTCTTCAGAAGATTCATCATCCTGCAAGGAGATATGTTGCTCTGAAAATCATGTACTTTGGCCAGAG GTTTTATGGGTTTGCCTCGGAGGCTCAGATGGATCCAACTATTGAG TCTGAAATTTTTAAAGCACTTGAGAGGACAAAACTTATGGTTGGAACGAAAGAGAGTTCGGGATATTCAAGATGTGGTAGAACTGACAAGGGAGTTTCTTCGTCTGGTCAA GTAATTTCTTTGTATCTAAGATCAAACCTTAAGGATGCTGGAGGGAATACAGTGAACCAGATGAGTACTTTGGAACAGAAATGTG AAATTGATTATGTGAGAGTGCTGAATAGAGTTCTTCCAGGAGATATAAGAGTGGTAGGCTGGTGTCCTGTTCCTACGGATTTCCATTCAAG GTTTAGCTGTTTGAGCAGAGAATATCGGTACCTTTTCTGGAAAGGAAATTTGGACATATTG GCAATGAAGCAAGCTGCTGGAAAGTTCATTGGGGAATATGACTTCAGAAATTTTTGTAAGATGGATGCTGCAAATGTGAATAACTACAGGCGAAAAATTACATTCTTTGATATATCTCTTTCAAAGAAAAG GTATGCTGATGATGAACTATGGGCAATGACTGTCAGGGGTAGTGCATTCTTGTGGCACCAAGTCCGCTGCATGGTTGCAGTATTGTTTATGATCGGTCAAGGTCTTGAATCACCTGAT GTTATCAATGCACTACTGGACACCATTAAGACCCCTAGAAAACCTCAATACAATATGGCTCCAGAGGCCCCCTTAATCCTACGGttttgtgaatttgaaaatcTTGAATTTATTTGTTCACCAG ATGCCAGCCGAGCTTTGCATGAACACTTGAAGAGTGAAGTCCAAAGATACATTCTCCAAGCAGCTATATTTGATGAAGCACTAAATTGCTTATTGACCCCTG GATCCTTGAGGAAGGGTAAAGGTCACATACCGCTACTGCTTCGAGTAACTGAAC CATCCTATGAGGAACGAAGAAACAAACTGTGTCTGAAAGCTACTTGCAAGAGACATTGA
- the LOC122038679 gene encoding tRNA pseudouridine(38/39) synthase-like isoform X2, translating into MAGFGGLDLVTGLQAQLDYFRDRVEELERENKRLLFRLSKCQCSEVDVQSPTDACIGFQGGFKESKGDEIRNIENLEAVLGCLSDNFTASSNNSNGHMAITGFGEKLMLMNSETGEEPGLQKIHHPARRYVALKIMYFGQRFYGFASEAQMDPTIESEIFKALERTKLMVGTKESSGYSRCGRTDKGVSSSGQVISLYLRSNLKDAGGNTVNQMSTLEQKCEIDYVRVLNRVLPGDIRVVGWCPVPTDFHSRFSCLSREYRYLFWKGNLDILAMKQAAGKFIGEYDFRNFCKMDAANVNNYRRKITFFDISLSKKRYADDELWAMTVRGSAFLWHQVRCMVAVLFMIGQGLESPDVINALLDTIKTPRKPQYNMAPEAPLILRFCEFENLEFICSPDASRALHEHLKSEVQRYILQAAIFDEALNCLLTPGTHESLQFGVYFASSRIMDSTGESSGSLRKGKGHIPLLLRVTEPSYEERRNKLCLKATCKRH; encoded by the exons ATGGCAGGTTTTGGCGGTCTAGATCTCGTGACAGGGCTCCAAGCTCAGTTGGACTACTTCCGCGACCGTGTAGAG GAACTGGAGCGGGAGAACAAGAGGTTGCTGTTTCGGTTATCAAAATGCCAATGCTCCGAG GTAGATGTTCAGTCTCCTACCGATGCATGCATAGGCTTCCAAGGAGGATTTAAAGAATCAAAAGGAGATGAAATTAGGAATATTGAAAATTTAGAAGCTGTATTGGGTTGTCTTTCTGATAATTTCACGGCTTCTTCAAATAATTCG AATGGACATATGGCAATCACAGGATTTGGGGAGAAACTCATGTTGATGAACAGTGAGACAGGAGAGGAACCAG GTCTTCAGAAGATTCATCATCCTGCAAGGAGATATGTTGCTCTGAAAATCATGTACTTTGGCCAGAG GTTTTATGGGTTTGCCTCGGAGGCTCAGATGGATCCAACTATTGAG TCTGAAATTTTTAAAGCACTTGAGAGGACAAAACTTATGGTTGGAACGAAAGAGAGTTCGGGATATTCAAGATGTGGTAGAACTGACAAGGGAGTTTCTTCGTCTGGTCAA GTAATTTCTTTGTATCTAAGATCAAACCTTAAGGATGCTGGAGGGAATACAGTGAACCAGATGAGTACTTTGGAACAGAAATGTG AAATTGATTATGTGAGAGTGCTGAATAGAGTTCTTCCAGGAGATATAAGAGTGGTAGGCTGGTGTCCTGTTCCTACGGATTTCCATTCAAG GTTTAGCTGTTTGAGCAGAGAATATCGGTACCTTTTCTGGAAAGGAAATTTGGACATATTG GCAATGAAGCAAGCTGCTGGAAAGTTCATTGGGGAATATGACTTCAGAAATTTTTGTAAGATGGATGCTGCAAATGTGAATAACTACAGGCGAAAAATTACATTCTTTGATATATCTCTTTCAAAGAAAAG GTATGCTGATGATGAACTATGGGCAATGACTGTCAGGGGTAGTGCATTCTTGTGGCACCAAGTCCGCTGCATGGTTGCAGTATTGTTTATGATCGGTCAAGGTCTTGAATCACCTGAT GTTATCAATGCACTACTGGACACCATTAAGACCCCTAGAAAACCTCAATACAATATGGCTCCAGAGGCCCCCTTAATCCTACGGttttgtgaatttgaaaatcTTGAATTTATTTGTTCACCAG ATGCCAGCCGAGCTTTGCATGAACACTTGAAGAGTGAAGTCCAAAGATACATTCTCCAAGCAGCTATATTTGATGAAGCACTAAATTGCTTATTGACCCCTGGTACGCATGAGTCTTTACAGTTTGGTGTGTATTTTGCATCCTCACGGATCATGGACTCTACAGGAGAATCTTCAGGATCCTTGAGGAAGGGTAAAGGTCACATACCGCTACTGCTTCGAGTAACTGAAC CATCCTATGAGGAACGAAGAAACAAACTGTGTCTGAAAGCTACTTGCAAGAGACATTGA
- the LOC122038679 gene encoding tRNA pseudouridine(38/39) synthase-like isoform X3, translating into MAGFGGLDLVTGLQAQLDYFRDRVEELERENKRLLFRLSKCQCSEVDVQSPTDACIGFQGGFKESKGDEIRNIENLEAVLGCLSDNFTASSNNSVRNGHMAITGFGEKLMLMNSETGEEPGLQKIHHPARRYVALKIMYFGQRFYGFASEAQMDPTIESEIFKALERTKLMVGTKESSGYSRCGRTDKGVSSSGQVISLYLRSNLKDAGGNTVNQMSTLEQKCEIDYVRVLNRVLPGDIRVVGWCPVPTDFHSRFSCLSREYRYLFWKGNLDILAMKQAAGKFIGEYDFRNFCKMDAANVNNYRRKITFFDISLSKKRYADDELWAMTVRGSAFLWHQVRCMVAVLFMIGQGLESPDVINALLDTIKTPRKPQYNMAPEAPLILRFCEFENLEFICSPDASRALHEHLKSEVQRYILQAAIFDEALNCLLTPGESSGSLRKGKGHIPLLLRVTEPSYEERRNKLCLKATCKRH; encoded by the exons ATGGCAGGTTTTGGCGGTCTAGATCTCGTGACAGGGCTCCAAGCTCAGTTGGACTACTTCCGCGACCGTGTAGAG GAACTGGAGCGGGAGAACAAGAGGTTGCTGTTTCGGTTATCAAAATGCCAATGCTCCGAG GTAGATGTTCAGTCTCCTACCGATGCATGCATAGGCTTCCAAGGAGGATTTAAAGAATCAAAAGGAGATGAAATTAGGAATATTGAAAATTTAGAAGCTGTATTGGGTTGTCTTTCTGATAATTTCACGGCTTCTTCAAATAATTCGGTCAGG AATGGACATATGGCAATCACAGGATTTGGGGAGAAACTCATGTTGATGAACAGTGAGACAGGAGAGGAACCAG GTCTTCAGAAGATTCATCATCCTGCAAGGAGATATGTTGCTCTGAAAATCATGTACTTTGGCCAGAG GTTTTATGGGTTTGCCTCGGAGGCTCAGATGGATCCAACTATTGAG TCTGAAATTTTTAAAGCACTTGAGAGGACAAAACTTATGGTTGGAACGAAAGAGAGTTCGGGATATTCAAGATGTGGTAGAACTGACAAGGGAGTTTCTTCGTCTGGTCAA GTAATTTCTTTGTATCTAAGATCAAACCTTAAGGATGCTGGAGGGAATACAGTGAACCAGATGAGTACTTTGGAACAGAAATGTG AAATTGATTATGTGAGAGTGCTGAATAGAGTTCTTCCAGGAGATATAAGAGTGGTAGGCTGGTGTCCTGTTCCTACGGATTTCCATTCAAG GTTTAGCTGTTTGAGCAGAGAATATCGGTACCTTTTCTGGAAAGGAAATTTGGACATATTG GCAATGAAGCAAGCTGCTGGAAAGTTCATTGGGGAATATGACTTCAGAAATTTTTGTAAGATGGATGCTGCAAATGTGAATAACTACAGGCGAAAAATTACATTCTTTGATATATCTCTTTCAAAGAAAAG GTATGCTGATGATGAACTATGGGCAATGACTGTCAGGGGTAGTGCATTCTTGTGGCACCAAGTCCGCTGCATGGTTGCAGTATTGTTTATGATCGGTCAAGGTCTTGAATCACCTGAT GTTATCAATGCACTACTGGACACCATTAAGACCCCTAGAAAACCTCAATACAATATGGCTCCAGAGGCCCCCTTAATCCTACGGttttgtgaatttgaaaatcTTGAATTTATTTGTTCACCAG ATGCCAGCCGAGCTTTGCATGAACACTTGAAGAGTGAAGTCCAAAGATACATTCTCCAAGCAGCTATATTTGATGAAGCACTAAATTGCTTATTGACCCCTG GAGAATCTTCAGGATCCTTGAGGAAGGGTAAAGGTCACATACCGCTACTGCTTCGAGTAACTGAAC CATCCTATGAGGAACGAAGAAACAAACTGTGTCTGAAAGCTACTTGCAAGAGACATTGA
- the LOC122038680 gene encoding transcription factor ILI3-like: MSSQRGRITDKEINELVSSLQSLLPESRRRSTSRASSSKLLKETCSYIRSLQREVDDLSGRLAELMSTMDSDSPQAEIIRSIFRS, encoded by the exons ATGTCGAGCCAGAGAGGAAGGATTACCGACAAGGAAATCAACGAGCTCGTCTCCTCGCTGCAGTCTCTTCTCCCGGAGTCTCGCCGCAGGAGCACGAGTAGG GCATCATCATCCAAGTTGCTGAAGGAGACGTGCAGCTACATCAGGAGCTTGCAACGGGAGGTGGACGACCTCAGCGGCCGGCTCGCCGAGTTGATGTCGACGATGGACTCCGACAGCCCTCAGGCTGAGATCATTAGGAGCATCTTCCGGTCCTAA
- the LOC122038679 gene encoding tRNA pseudouridine(38/39) synthase-like isoform X5, which produces MPMLRGLQKIHHPARRYVALKIMYFGQRFYGFASEAQMDPTIESEIFKALERTKLMVGTKESSGYSRCGRTDKGVSSSGQVISLYLRSNLKDAGGNTVNQMSTLEQKCEIDYVRVLNRVLPGDIRVVGWCPVPTDFHSRFSCLSREYRYLFWKGNLDILAMKQAAGKFIGEYDFRNFCKMDAANVNNYRRKITFFDISLSKKRYADDELWAMTVRGSAFLWHQVRCMVAVLFMIGQGLESPDVINALLDTIKTPRKPQYNMAPEAPLILRFCEFENLEFICSPDASRALHEHLKSEVQRYILQAAIFDEALNCLLTPGTHESLQFGVYFASSRIMDSTGESSGSLRKGKGHIPLLLRVTEPSYEERRNKLCLKATCKRH; this is translated from the exons ATGCCAATGCTCCGAG GTCTTCAGAAGATTCATCATCCTGCAAGGAGATATGTTGCTCTGAAAATCATGTACTTTGGCCAGAG GTTTTATGGGTTTGCCTCGGAGGCTCAGATGGATCCAACTATTGAG TCTGAAATTTTTAAAGCACTTGAGAGGACAAAACTTATGGTTGGAACGAAAGAGAGTTCGGGATATTCAAGATGTGGTAGAACTGACAAGGGAGTTTCTTCGTCTGGTCAA GTAATTTCTTTGTATCTAAGATCAAACCTTAAGGATGCTGGAGGGAATACAGTGAACCAGATGAGTACTTTGGAACAGAAATGTG AAATTGATTATGTGAGAGTGCTGAATAGAGTTCTTCCAGGAGATATAAGAGTGGTAGGCTGGTGTCCTGTTCCTACGGATTTCCATTCAAG GTTTAGCTGTTTGAGCAGAGAATATCGGTACCTTTTCTGGAAAGGAAATTTGGACATATTG GCAATGAAGCAAGCTGCTGGAAAGTTCATTGGGGAATATGACTTCAGAAATTTTTGTAAGATGGATGCTGCAAATGTGAATAACTACAGGCGAAAAATTACATTCTTTGATATATCTCTTTCAAAGAAAAG GTATGCTGATGATGAACTATGGGCAATGACTGTCAGGGGTAGTGCATTCTTGTGGCACCAAGTCCGCTGCATGGTTGCAGTATTGTTTATGATCGGTCAAGGTCTTGAATCACCTGAT GTTATCAATGCACTACTGGACACCATTAAGACCCCTAGAAAACCTCAATACAATATGGCTCCAGAGGCCCCCTTAATCCTACGGttttgtgaatttgaaaatcTTGAATTTATTTGTTCACCAG ATGCCAGCCGAGCTTTGCATGAACACTTGAAGAGTGAAGTCCAAAGATACATTCTCCAAGCAGCTATATTTGATGAAGCACTAAATTGCTTATTGACCCCTGGTACGCATGAGTCTTTACAGTTTGGTGTGTATTTTGCATCCTCACGGATCATGGACTCTACAGGAGAATCTTCAGGATCCTTGAGGAAGGGTAAAGGTCACATACCGCTACTGCTTCGAGTAACTGAAC CATCCTATGAGGAACGAAGAAACAAACTGTGTCTGAAAGCTACTTGCAAGAGACATTGA
- the LOC122038679 gene encoding tRNA pseudouridine(38/39) synthase-like isoform X1, with translation MAGFGGLDLVTGLQAQLDYFRDRVEELERENKRLLFRLSKCQCSEVDVQSPTDACIGFQGGFKESKGDEIRNIENLEAVLGCLSDNFTASSNNSVRNGHMAITGFGEKLMLMNSETGEEPGLQKIHHPARRYVALKIMYFGQRFYGFASEAQMDPTIESEIFKALERTKLMVGTKESSGYSRCGRTDKGVSSSGQVISLYLRSNLKDAGGNTVNQMSTLEQKCEIDYVRVLNRVLPGDIRVVGWCPVPTDFHSRFSCLSREYRYLFWKGNLDILAMKQAAGKFIGEYDFRNFCKMDAANVNNYRRKITFFDISLSKKRYADDELWAMTVRGSAFLWHQVRCMVAVLFMIGQGLESPDVINALLDTIKTPRKPQYNMAPEAPLILRFCEFENLEFICSPDASRALHEHLKSEVQRYILQAAIFDEALNCLLTPGTHESLQFGVYFASSRIMDSTGESSGSLRKGKGHIPLLLRVTEPSYEERRNKLCLKATCKRH, from the exons ATGGCAGGTTTTGGCGGTCTAGATCTCGTGACAGGGCTCCAAGCTCAGTTGGACTACTTCCGCGACCGTGTAGAG GAACTGGAGCGGGAGAACAAGAGGTTGCTGTTTCGGTTATCAAAATGCCAATGCTCCGAG GTAGATGTTCAGTCTCCTACCGATGCATGCATAGGCTTCCAAGGAGGATTTAAAGAATCAAAAGGAGATGAAATTAGGAATATTGAAAATTTAGAAGCTGTATTGGGTTGTCTTTCTGATAATTTCACGGCTTCTTCAAATAATTCGGTCAGG AATGGACATATGGCAATCACAGGATTTGGGGAGAAACTCATGTTGATGAACAGTGAGACAGGAGAGGAACCAG GTCTTCAGAAGATTCATCATCCTGCAAGGAGATATGTTGCTCTGAAAATCATGTACTTTGGCCAGAG GTTTTATGGGTTTGCCTCGGAGGCTCAGATGGATCCAACTATTGAG TCTGAAATTTTTAAAGCACTTGAGAGGACAAAACTTATGGTTGGAACGAAAGAGAGTTCGGGATATTCAAGATGTGGTAGAACTGACAAGGGAGTTTCTTCGTCTGGTCAA GTAATTTCTTTGTATCTAAGATCAAACCTTAAGGATGCTGGAGGGAATACAGTGAACCAGATGAGTACTTTGGAACAGAAATGTG AAATTGATTATGTGAGAGTGCTGAATAGAGTTCTTCCAGGAGATATAAGAGTGGTAGGCTGGTGTCCTGTTCCTACGGATTTCCATTCAAG GTTTAGCTGTTTGAGCAGAGAATATCGGTACCTTTTCTGGAAAGGAAATTTGGACATATTG GCAATGAAGCAAGCTGCTGGAAAGTTCATTGGGGAATATGACTTCAGAAATTTTTGTAAGATGGATGCTGCAAATGTGAATAACTACAGGCGAAAAATTACATTCTTTGATATATCTCTTTCAAAGAAAAG GTATGCTGATGATGAACTATGGGCAATGACTGTCAGGGGTAGTGCATTCTTGTGGCACCAAGTCCGCTGCATGGTTGCAGTATTGTTTATGATCGGTCAAGGTCTTGAATCACCTGAT GTTATCAATGCACTACTGGACACCATTAAGACCCCTAGAAAACCTCAATACAATATGGCTCCAGAGGCCCCCTTAATCCTACGGttttgtgaatttgaaaatcTTGAATTTATTTGTTCACCAG ATGCCAGCCGAGCTTTGCATGAACACTTGAAGAGTGAAGTCCAAAGATACATTCTCCAAGCAGCTATATTTGATGAAGCACTAAATTGCTTATTGACCCCTGGTACGCATGAGTCTTTACAGTTTGGTGTGTATTTTGCATCCTCACGGATCATGGACTCTACAGGAGAATCTTCAGGATCCTTGAGGAAGGGTAAAGGTCACATACCGCTACTGCTTCGAGTAACTGAAC CATCCTATGAGGAACGAAGAAACAAACTGTGTCTGAAAGCTACTTGCAAGAGACATTGA
- the LOC122038681 gene encoding F-box/kelch-repeat protein SKIP6-like has product MAHPSAAAAAVGDLIPGIPDDVAVRCIAQVPRSHHPFLAVVSRSWRSLLGSPIFCAARSQLSLPDPPALALALNLRSPTDQSWFLLDPFLRFSGSRKKSPPPLRLPSPPLPAIGSACASLGGSLFLLGGSVADVPSLAVQIFDARLRRWSSGPRMSAAREFAAAAAVGGRIYAIGGCLPRADAWAESLDPSAGGKWAVVPSPMVIREKWMHGCAVLAGRILAVADRGGLVYDPAAPSNDARWGPVPPVLDNGWRGRATVVGGILYSYDFLGKIKGYDPESDEWKKVEGVENELPTFLCGATLTNLGGLLCLLWTGKDLASRRKEMVIEWAGIEISKTTDGRLQGSLLWQEPVVLDAPKGSYIAHCVPLDL; this is encoded by the coding sequence ATGGCCCacccctccgccgccgccgccgccgtggGTGATCTGATCCCTGGCATCCCAGACGACGTTGCGGTGCGTTGCATCGCCCAGGTGCCCCGCTCCCATCACCCGTTTCTCGCTGTAGTATCGCGATCCTGGCGTTCCCTACTCGGCTCCCCGATCTTCTGCGCCGCCCGCTCCCAACTTTCCCTCCCCGACCCTCCCGCCCTCGCCCTCGCCCTCAACCTCCGCTCACCCACCGACCAGTCCTGGTTTCTCCTCGATCCCTTCCTCCGATTCAGCGGCTCGCGGAAGAAGTCGCCGCCCCCTCTCCGCCTCCCCTCCCCGCCCCTCCCCGCCATCGGTTCCGCTTGCGCCTCCCTCGGCGGCTCCCTCTTCCTCCTCGGCGGATCCGTCGCTGACGTTCCCTCCCTCGCTGTTCAGATCTTCGACGCCCGCCTTCGCAGGTGGTCCTCCGGCCCCCGCATGTCCGCCGCTCGCGAGTTCGCCGCAGCAGCCGCCGTCGGCGGCCGCATCTACGCCATCGGCGGATGCCTACCCCGGGCCGACGCCTGGGCCGAGTCCCTTGACCCCTCTGCTGGAGGGAAATGGGCCGTTGTTCCCAGCCCGATGGTCATCAGGGAGAAGTGGATGCACGGGTGCGCTGTCCTCGCGGGCAGGATCCTCGCGGTGGCGGATCGGGGCGGCCTGGTGTACGACCCGGCGGCCCCGTCGAATGATGCCAGGTGGGGTCCGGTGCCTCCGGTTCTGGACAACGGGTGGAGGGGGAGGGCGACGGTGGTGGGAGGGATACTCTACTCCTATGATTTTCTCGGCAAAATCAAGGGGTACGACCCGGAATCCGACGAGTGGAAGAAAGTGGAGGGGGTAGAGAATGAACTCCCCACCTTCTTGTGCGGCGCGACGCTGACAAACCTGGGCGGTTTGCTCTGCCTTCTGTGGACAGGCAAGGACTTGGCGAGCAGGAGAAAAGAAATGGTGATCGAGTGGGCTGGGATCGAGATATCGAAGACGACAGATGGAAGGTTGCAGGGATCGCTTCTGTGGCAGGAACCTGTTGTCCTAGACGCTCCCAAGGGATCATACATTGCCCACTGCGTGCCCTTGGATTTGTGA